The following DNA comes from Spirulina major PCC 6313.
CTGTTCCCTCATCCCCCGCCGCTGACCAGTTCAACGCTGTTTCAGGAATGCGTAAGATCCCGCGATCGGGGGTGTTCACGGTGACGCGGGCGAGGAGACCGCTGCCGATGCCGCCGCCGGGATTAGCGATCGCAATTTCCACGGGGACAAGCCGCGCTGCGGGGTCAGTCACCGGGGAAATGGTGGTGATCTGGCCGGTAATCGTGCGACCCGGCAGCGCATCGAGCGTCACTTGCACGCCTTGCCCAACCCGGAACTGGGCTAAGTCGCGATCGGACACCTGGATCGTGATCTGAATCTGGCTGAGGTTGCCGATTTCTAAAATGGGTTGCCCCGGCTGCATAAAGTCCCCCGCTTCCACGGCGCGAGTCATCACCACCCCGGAAATTGGAGCATTGAGGCGCGTATCGTCGGAACGTTCGAGGCTTTGGGCAATCAGGGCGGCTTGGACATTAACGCGACGGTTGGCGGCATCCACGGCGCGGGATTGGGCTTGGACTTGGGCGGTGGCGGCTTTGTAGACTTGTTCGGTGGTGCGGCGTTCGGTGTCGGCGAGTTCGGCGGTTTGGAGGGAAACGACCTGATCCGCTGCCAGGGATTTGTAGCGTTCGGCATCAACTTTCGCCTGCTCCCAAGCGGCTTTAGCTTGTTCCACTTGAGTTTGAACGGCGGCGAGTTCGGCTTTGGCTTGCTCCACTTCAAACTGACGGGCGGCGAGTTCGGATTGGGCTTCGCTGATGTCGAGGCGTTGGACGGCGTTGTCAAGTTGGGCAATGAGTGCGCCTTGGGCAACGGTGTCCCCCACGTCAGCGGTGAGGCGAAGAATTTGTCCGGCACTGCGCGATCGCACCACCACCGTCTGAGTCGGCGCAGTGGTTCCGGAATAGGCCAAGGTGGATGGGGTGGAACTCGGAGCCGCGATCGCCACATCCACAAGGGGCAGTTGATTCTGTTCCTCACCAGGGCCTTGGGGTTGGGCTTGGCTACTGCGTTCCCACTGACAGCCGACGATCGCAACGGCCCACGGTAAAACAAGCCATACTTTCCACTGGAGTTTCAGTGTTTGCAACATGGATCATGACAGGAGGTTTTTCACAGTCTGACACATTTTTTAATATTAGCTGCATGGCGGAAGACTGAGCCGATCGAAGTCCAAGATTGGCAGAGTTCGACAGGCTCACCCCTCGATTTTGTGTTTGTGCGATCGCATCCTAACGCCGATACTCATCCCCACAATCACCAATCAAGGCAAACAGATCATCGCCTTGGGACAATACCGCCTCCAGTTGCCGATCATCGTCATCGTCCAGTTGAAACGTGAAGACGCGCAGATTTTCCGCAATATGTTCGGCAATACTCAACCGTGCGCCCACGATCGCCCCAGCTACCGCCTCTTGCTCCAACACATAGCGCACGGCAATATTGGCAATACTGACCTGATGTTTCGTTGCGATTTTTGCCAGGGTTTGCAACAGGTCTTGAAACAGTTGCCAACCATACCCCACATCCACCATCTGTTTATATTTGCCCAAACTGGCGGTTTTCAGTGACCAGCGGCTCGGCTCCCCTGCATTGAGAAATTGCTCCGTCAACAAACCACCGCCCAAGGTTCCGTAGGCCAACAACTTCACCCCCCGCGCCGCGCAAAATGGGGCCATTTTCACCAAAGGACGGCGATCGATGAGGGAAAATTGCACTTGATTGGAAGCGATCGCAATCCCCGCATCAAGAACTGCTTGTAAATGTTCGGTGTCGAAATTCGTCAGGGCCAGGTGTTTGATTTTCCCCGCTGTTTGTAGATCCGCAAGATGCCCCAAAGCATCGAAGTAGCGGCGATCGCCATAGTCCCACCAGTGAAACTGCATCAAATCCAAACAGTCCACATCCATCCGTTCCAGGGCGCGATCGACATTGCGTTCCACCACCTCACGGGACATCTCCCCCGGTCGAGGCACCCACTTCGTCAACGCCTGTACACCAGTCCAAGCCTCTGCCCCCCGTTGCGCGATCAGTTGCCGCCGAAATTCCCCGATTAAGTCTTCCGCTGGCCCGTAATGATCCGCCAAATCCCAGGTCGTCAACCCCGCATCCACATAGTCAAACATCTGGGCCACAGCTTGTTTGGGGTTAATCTTGCCATGGCCCCCGGACACTTGCCACATCCCATTCAGCAACGGACAGATGGCAAGGTCTTCGGTAAACTGGAATCGGTTCAAGGTAGGGTGTTGACTCATGGTGGATGCGGGCGACAATTTAATCGATTTTGATTCTTTATTTAACCAGATTGCTGAATTAGTGCTCTGTCATTCCCCCAGCGGCTTAGAGGGTGAGGTAGACCAGTACATTCTCAACAGGTTGCGGGCCTTGGGGGTGGACTATTGGCAAGACTCAGCGGGCAACATTATTGCCAAGTTTGCGGGGCGAGAACCGGGTTCGGTGGCGATTACGGCCCATAAGGATGAAATTGGTGCGATCGTCAAGGCGATTCAACCCAACGGTCGGCTAGCCGTGCGGAAGTTGGGCGGCTCGTTTCCCTGGATTTATGGGGAAGGGGTGATGGATATTTTGGGGGATCACCAAACGATTAGCGGCATTCTTTCTTTTGGCTCGCGCCATGTATCCCACGAATCCCCCCAAAAGGCGCAACAGGATCACGCCCCGGTGCAGTGGGAACAGGCTTGGATCGAGACGAAGCTTATGGTGGATCAATTGGCTGTGGCAGGGGTGCGGCCAGGCAGTCGCGTCGTGGTGGGGAAGCATCGCAAACACCCGATCCGTCTTCAGGATCACATTGCCAGCTACACCCTCGATAATAAGGCTTCCGTGGCGATTCTTTTGGCTCTGGCCCAGCGATTACGAGACAAAACACCCCGCCATGACACCTATCTCGTGGCATCGGCGAAGGAGGAAGTGGGGGCGGTGGGGGCGTTGTATTTTTCCCAACGGCAGCAGCTTGATGCGTTGATTGCCTTGGAGATTTGCCCCTTGGCGCGGGAATATGCGATCGCCGACAGCACCGCCCCGATCCTGCTCAACCAAGACGGCTACGGCATCTATGACGAAGGCTTGACCCAAGACCTCGCCGACCGGGCACGACGGGCTAACATCCCGATTCAACAGGCGGTGATTGCCGGGTTTGGCAGTGATGCGTCGATCGCGATGAAATTTGGCCATGTGGCACGGGGCGCTTGCCTAGGGTTTGCGACGGAAAACACCCACGGCTATGAAATTGCGCCCTTGGGTGCGATCGCCCACTGCATCACCCTCCTCGAACAGTACCTCACCTAAAATCAGGATCAAACGTGAGGCGCATCCCGGCGATCATCCCAGCCGCATCTCCCCCCAAACTATTCACCCTCCGGCAGTTCCAAGATTTCCGTTTCCATCGTAAACGCTCCCAAACGGCCAATCAGGTCTTCCTGGGCTTGGATGGCATTGGCGAAACTTTGTTCAAACGTGGCAAACTTTTTCCGCATCGCATCAAACTGCTTTTGGGCATTTTTTTGGCGCGTGATCACATGTTCTAATTGGTTCGCAAAATCGGCACCATTAACATAAGTCCAAAGATCAAGAGCATAGCGGTTACCAATCTCAATGGATTGACTTTTCTCTTGAATCTTGATCATCTGATTGCGCAACATTGACACCGCCAAACGGTACGAAAACCAATCCACAATCAAAATATTATCTTCAAATTTAAACCCTGCCTCTACTCCATCCGGCATCGTTTTCGTCAGGAGGACAGCACAGGTCGCTTTTTTTTCAACAATGTCTTTTTTGAGCTTGGGAATCCAATCTTTTTGATAGTTCTTCGTGTTTTTGATTTCGTGGACAATTAAACCGCAATTTTGACCGTTGTACATCACAGATTGATATAAATCAACACCGTGAGCACCCTTGGTGGTTTTGTCGATTTTGTCCGTGGGAAAGGTGGATTTAATCGTCTTGAGAGCAAGGTTTTCGAGGGCTTCACCTTCGAGTTCAGTGGAACCTTGGGTAGATTTTTGCTGAGCGTCTTCGAGGGATTTCTGTGTGCGAGTGAGTTGTTCAGTTAGTTCTTCGATTTTGAGATCTTTGCTGAGAGATTTTTGTTTATAGTCTTCTTGTACTTCGAGGTACGCCTGTTCTTTCCAGTTTGCAAGCTGCTTCACCCGTTCTTGTTCAAGAATTTCGCTCACTTGTTTTTGAATGGTGAGAGCCTGTTCTTCTTTTTCGGCTTGGAGTTGCCGTTTTTGTACTTCGAGGGCGGCTTGTGCTTGGGTCAGTTCTTGAGATTTTTGGCGTTGTTCAGCTTGACTTTTATCGAGCTTTTCCTGATACTCTTGTTCTAGCTTTTTTTGTTTGGCAAGCTGCTTCACCCGTTCTTGTTCAAGAATTTCGCTCACTTGTTTTTGAATGGTGAAAGCCTGTTCGTCTTTTTCGGCTTGGAGTTGCCGTTTTTGCACTTCGAGGGCGGCTTGTGCTTGGGTCAGTTCTTGGGATTTTTGGCGTTGTTCAGCTTGACTTTTATCGAGCTTTTCTTGATACTCTTGTTCTATCTTTTTCTGCTGCTTTTCGTTTTCTTTGTCCAGTTTTTTCTGTAATTCGACTTTTTCTCGGCTTAAAAAGTCTTGGACGGTTTCGCTCAAATCAAAGGTGTGGGAGCAGCTTGGGCAGGTGACTTTTGGCGTTTTGGCTGGCATGACGACTTTTCTGTACCATCTTGACTGGTTGAGATTATTATCTACCCCCTGAAGCGATTGGGTGAAATATTTTCAAGCTGTGTTTGAATGACTCGCATGTTCAGAGGGAGACGGAGCGCGATCGCATCCGTTCCTCTGGTGTGGGCCGCAATTACCACCAACGCAGGGTAAGGTAACCCCGTTCGGGTTCGTTGGTTTCTTGGTCTGTGGGCCATTCCACAACTTTGTAGGTGCCGAAGATGTGATCCCACCAGTCAACGCCGAGGCCAAAATTGTGGTGCCACATATTATGTTTGTGGTGAACGTAGTGGACGGGCATTTTCATCCAGAAGCATTTGGTGGGGTTTTCGTGTTGTAACTGGTGGGCGTAGGCGGAAAAGGCGGCGTAGGCGATCGCCCCCAGGAGCCAACCGAGACCCGCTTCGACGGAGACGAGAAAGACGGGAAGCATGGCCGCGAACGCGCCTTTAACATAGTCAAGAAATTCCCACAGCACTCCTTGGCCTTCGTTGCGGCGGTGGTGGTCGCGGTGGCGTTGACCGATGCGGGCGTTGGCGTGCATGAGGCGGTGAATCCAGTATTCAACAAAGCTTGAAAAGACGAATGCCGCGATGAATAGGAGAATAAAAACCATAGAATTTTTGTGTTCGGATGATACGAGGGGTTGCAAGTCTTGATTAAAGGAGTTGTAACCGAGGAGGATTGCGAGACTGAGGACAGTCTGAAGCCTGTCACGCCCTGAGTGAATCATTGCAACTAAAGTCTGCTATGATCCTAGCTCAAAGATTGTTACAAATTTTAACTAGGAGTATAGGATGGAACTGGCTCCAACGTTAACCGGTCAGACCGTGCAAAATCAGGTCAGGGAAGCGGGGATAAATCCAAATTATTGGTATCCGGTGGCCTGGTCAACGCGGCTCAAGGCAGGAGAAGTCATGCCAGTCAAGATTTGGGGGCAAGCGATCGCTGTCTTTCGTGATACCCAAGGTCAGCTACAGGCGTTAGAAGATGCTTGCCCCCACAAAGGGGTGGCCCTTCATAAGGGGGAGGTGAGCGGCGATCGCCTCCTCTGTCCCTACCATGGCTGGGAATTTAACGGTGCGGGCCAGTGCGTCAATATCCCCTATTTTCCATCCGATCAAAAGCTTCCCTGTGCCCAGGCCCGTAGTTATCCAGTGCAAGAGCAACTTAGCATCATTTGGGTGTTTCCCGGCGATCCGAGCGAGGCGGAACAGGTTCCCTTGCCCACCGTGCCGGAATATGATGACCCTAATTGGCTAATGGTCCCGATTCCGGGAAAATTCAACGCCCATTTTTCCATCTGTAATGAAAATACGATGGATGTCTTCCATGGGTTTCTCCATCGGAATTTGCAAGGTTGGTTCGATCCCAAACTTTTGCATTTGCATCAAACGGATACGGACGTAGAAGCCGATTACCAAGTATCTTATCAGGGGCGACTCAGCCAATTTTTAGGCATGAGCGATCGCGGCGATCGCGTGACGACTCGAATCATTTCGATTCGGTATCGTTATCCGCACTACTCGAACACACTAGAGGGGGTGTCTCGGATGTATTTAATGCGTTTGCCCGTTTCGCCGACAGAAACTCGGTCATTCACATTATTATTTTTGAAAATTCGCTTACCTCAAACCCTTGTAACCGTGGTTCGACCTTTACTGTCTCGCGTCATTTGGCGATTTTTATTAAAGCCATTTCTCGATCAAGATGTCGAAATGATCGAGAGCGAGCAGCGAACCTATGAAGGCGATCGCCAACGTCGTTATGTCGAAGTGAATCCGGCGATCATTGCCCTTCAGCGGGTCATTCTCAAACAGGATGGTGTTCAGTCATCTCACCCAACGTCGCAGTCTCCGCACGTTGATGATTCTGAACTCGCCTCCATCCCATGATTTCCATCATCCAAGTCATCCCACCTAGATCTAAAGCTAAGGAGTGAACGGTGCAAGTCGTTAAAGAATATATGCAGGGGCTACAGAGCCATAGCCTCTATCCCGAAAAGTTTATCTGCCACCAAAAGCACGGCAACATCATCGAAGTGGAGGAAGGGTCTACCGGAATCCGCCGCACGGTGCTCACGTTCTGCACCAACGATGTGCTGGGTCTGGTCCAGTCTGACGCTGTACGCCAAGCCTCCATTGATGCAATCTATCAGTATGGCACATCCAATAGTTCCTGCTCGGTGCTCAGTGGTCGTATTGATCTCCATCGCCAACTCGAAAACGAAATTTCCGCGTTTAAAGATCTGCCCCATACCCAACTGTTCCTCAATGCATGGATGGCGATGCAGGCGTTGATGGATGGGTTCTGTCATTTGGCAATGCCGGTGCCGGGGTTCCAAAATACCCGCGAAACCTTGATTCTCACCGATGTGCTCAACCACGGCTGCATTGTGTCGGCGGTGGTCAATGCGGATAATCGGTCGGGGAAGGTATTTAGCTACAGTCCGGATGTGCGGGTCAAGCCCTATCGCCATTGCGATATGAATGACTTGGCGCGGAAGTTGCGCCGCTATGCGAAGCCGGGCGATCGCATCCTCGTGGTGTCCGATGCGGTATTCTCCATGGATGGCGATCTCGTCCCCCTGCCGGATATGATCGATGTGATGGAAAACTACCCCGGTAGTGTCATCGTCATGGATGAAGCCCATGCCAGCGGAGCCCTCGGTCCCACCGGTCGCGGCATTTACGAGCATTTCGGGATCACCCCTCAATCGGTGATTGATCGGGGCATGGTGCCGTTGATCATGACCACGTTTTCCAAATTTGCTGCCTCTGCGGGGGCGGCGATCAGTAGCCACAGCCGCGAACTGATTGATCTTCTCGATGTGTCTCCCACGTCGATCGGCACAATCTCCCTGCCGCCACCGGTGACGGCTGCGGCCCTTGAAAGTATTCGTCAGGTGCGCAAATATCCGGAACTGGTGCAACGCCTCCAAGCCAATACTCGCTATCTGCGATCGCGCCTCGTCGAACATGAATTCGATGCGATCGGCGAAACCAACGTGGTTCCTGTCATCCTCCCCAGCGATTGTGACCCGAAAGCCTTTGCCCAACACTTGATGGTGGAACATGGCATTTGGGTATCACCCATTTGGTTCATCGCCAAGCCTCGACTCCGGATTACCGCCAATGCTCTCCACACCACCGAGGACATTGACAGCCTTGTGGCGGCAATGGTAGAAACCCGTGAAGCTCTCTATCCCGTCAAGGCCGCGACGCTCACAGCCTAGGTTCAAAATCACAGGTCAATCTCCCCACTGTGGAGATAGTCTACTTTACCGACAGGGTTACACCACCGTAACCCTGTTTCTCTTTGCACCACCGGCAACAGTCGGCAACGGGCGAGCCTCATCTCGTCGGAACGGGGAAGATCTTCCCCGTGGTGAACAATGAAGAATCCCCCCTAATTCTAAGGACGAGGAAAGGGTGCTGTTATAGTTGTAATAACAAAGAACACTTGGACTCAAACCTGTGTTGTGGAATCCATTGACGTGCAATGGGGGTAGCGCAAGCAACACAACCTTCATGATCACAGCCTGAGACTGGAAGCGATCTAGTCCTTGATTCTGTGCATCCTCCAACAATCTCGGTTTCCGAAATCCTTGCCATTCTTGTGCTGAAGTGGAAAAGACTATGTTTTCGCAACTGCTCCCAATTCAACCCGTCCTTGCTCAAGAGGCAGCGCCACCACCCGCCGCCCCTGCCGCTCCTGTTCCCCCCGCAGCGGAAGGGGGTGGCTTACCGATCCTGTGGATCGCCATTACGCTGGTTCTCTGCGGAGCCTTAGCCGGTGGAGCCGCTTACACGAAGTTCAAAATTTACGACAAGTTGCAAAAAGACCTCAAGTTTGAGCGGTATAAATCACAGGATTTACAAAAGCGACTGAAATTAGCCCTCAAGACCATCCAGAAAATGGAGGCAAACCCCGACCTCATCCACTCGCGGGAATTCAACCTGGATTATTTGCGGTTGCGGATGGATGAAGAGGTTTTCCACTATGCCATTGTGAACCAAATTAAGATTCGCGTGAAGCAGTTAATTAGTGTCGCCTTGCGTCCGAGCACCGCGAACCATCAAGTGGGGGTGGCGGCTACGGGGGGGCGGCAAGTGGATGAAATGTTTGATGTCACCTACGAAACTGAAACCCGAGGCAAGCGCACCAAGCGGGTTCTATTTCGTACCCAAATTAAACTCACTAAACTCCCCACCCAGTCCACATCGACAACGATCAACCAAATTATTGACTGTATTGAGAAGTTTCTCAGCCCCAACGAAGATCACGACACTTGGCAGCCGACGATTCAAGGGCGGGTGGTGTTGATGGATTGGGATCAAAAGGCTAAACCCACGCCGTTACTGGTGCTTGAACAGTCTGGTGAAGGGGTGAACGTGAGTTTCCGCACCAATCCTAATCGTCGAGCGGGAGGGGCTGGGGAAGAAGAGGACGGGATGGATATGGCGGTGGCTCCGAAGCCAAAATCTCCAGGGAGAACGCGCGATCGCAAACCTCCCGCTCCCCCCAACGGCGCGAAAGCTCGTCCCCGTGCAGCCGGTGGCAAAACGCCCCCCCGCCCCCCCTCTGCTGCTCGTCGCCGATCGTCATCAACAAAACCGCATTAATCCTGCATCTGGATTCCATCATTGCATAATGCAGAATCCTGGTGATGGGGGGCGATCGCTGCTAGCCATTAGCTCGAAACGAGG
Coding sequences within:
- a CDS encoding efflux RND transporter periplasmic adaptor subunit; translation: MLQTLKLQWKVWLVLPWAVAIVGCQWERSSQAQPQGPGEEQNQLPLVDVAIAAPSSTPSTLAYSGTTAPTQTVVVRSRSAGQILRLTADVGDTVAQGALIAQLDNAVQRLDISEAQSELAARQFEVEQAKAELAAVQTQVEQAKAAWEQAKVDAERYKSLAADQVVSLQTAELADTERRTTEQVYKAATAQVQAQSRAVDAANRRVNVQAALIAQSLERSDDTRLNAPISGVVMTRAVEAGDFMQPGQPILEIGNLSQIQITIQVSDRDLAQFRVGQGVQVTLDALPGRTITGQITTISPVTDPAARLVPVEIAIANPGGGIGSGLLARVTVNTPDRGILRIPETALNWSAAGDEGTVFVPRTETADTVVEARPVQVGQRNNGEVEILSGLEPGEAFVVKSDRPLSGGETVQRSFLSQ
- a CDS encoding aldo/keto reductase; amino-acid sequence: MSQHPTLNRFQFTEDLAICPLLNGMWQVSGGHGKINPKQAVAQMFDYVDAGLTTWDLADHYGPAEDLIGEFRRQLIAQRGAEAWTGVQALTKWVPRPGEMSREVVERNVDRALERMDVDCLDLMQFHWWDYGDRRYFDALGHLADLQTAGKIKHLALTNFDTEHLQAVLDAGIAIASNQVQFSLIDRRPLVKMAPFCAARGVKLLAYGTLGGGLLTEQFLNAGEPSRWSLKTASLGKYKQMVDVGYGWQLFQDLLQTLAKIATKHQVSIANIAVRYVLEQEAVAGAIVGARLSIAEHIAENLRVFTFQLDDDDDRQLEAVLSQGDDLFALIGDCGDEYRR
- a CDS encoding M42 family metallopeptidase, translating into MVDAGDNLIDFDSLFNQIAELVLCHSPSGLEGEVDQYILNRLRALGVDYWQDSAGNIIAKFAGREPGSVAITAHKDEIGAIVKAIQPNGRLAVRKLGGSFPWIYGEGVMDILGDHQTISGILSFGSRHVSHESPQKAQQDHAPVQWEQAWIETKLMVDQLAVAGVRPGSRVVVGKHRKHPIRLQDHIASYTLDNKASVAILLALAQRLRDKTPRHDTYLVASAKEEVGAVGALYFSQRQQLDALIALEICPLAREYAIADSTAPILLNQDGYGIYDEGLTQDLADRARRANIPIQQAVIAGFGSDASIAMKFGHVARGACLGFATENTHGYEIAPLGAIAHCITLLEQYLT
- a CDS encoding DUF2130 domain-containing protein, with the protein product MPAKTPKVTCPSCSHTFDLSETVQDFLSREKVELQKKLDKENEKQQKKIEQEYQEKLDKSQAEQRQKSQELTQAQAALEVQKRQLQAEKDEQAFTIQKQVSEILEQERVKQLAKQKKLEQEYQEKLDKSQAEQRQKSQELTQAQAALEVQKRQLQAEKEEQALTIQKQVSEILEQERVKQLANWKEQAYLEVQEDYKQKSLSKDLKIEELTEQLTRTQKSLEDAQQKSTQGSTELEGEALENLALKTIKSTFPTDKIDKTTKGAHGVDLYQSVMYNGQNCGLIVHEIKNTKNYQKDWIPKLKKDIVEKKATCAVLLTKTMPDGVEAGFKFEDNILIVDWFSYRLAVSMLRNQMIKIQEKSQSIEIGNRYALDLWTYVNGADFANQLEHVITRQKNAQKQFDAMRKKFATFEQSFANAIQAQEDLIGRLGAFTMETEILELPEGE
- a CDS encoding sterol desaturase family protein, whose translation is MVFILLFIAAFVFSSFVEYWIHRLMHANARIGQRHRDHHRRNEGQGVLWEFLDYVKGAFAAMLPVFLVSVEAGLGWLLGAIAYAAFSAYAHQLQHENPTKCFWMKMPVHYVHHKHNMWHHNFGLGVDWWDHIFGTYKVVEWPTDQETNEPERGYLTLRWW
- a CDS encoding aromatic ring-hydroxylating oxygenase subunit alpha, with the protein product MELAPTLTGQTVQNQVREAGINPNYWYPVAWSTRLKAGEVMPVKIWGQAIAVFRDTQGQLQALEDACPHKGVALHKGEVSGDRLLCPYHGWEFNGAGQCVNIPYFPSDQKLPCAQARSYPVQEQLSIIWVFPGDPSEAEQVPLPTVPEYDDPNWLMVPIPGKFNAHFSICNENTMDVFHGFLHRNLQGWFDPKLLHLHQTDTDVEADYQVSYQGRLSQFLGMSDRGDRVTTRIISIRYRYPHYSNTLEGVSRMYLMRLPVSPTETRSFTLLFLKIRLPQTLVTVVRPLLSRVIWRFLLKPFLDQDVEMIESEQRTYEGDRQRRYVEVNPAIIALQRVILKQDGVQSSHPTSQSPHVDDSELASIP
- a CDS encoding aminotransferase class I/II-fold pyridoxal phosphate-dependent enzyme, coding for MQVVKEYMQGLQSHSLYPEKFICHQKHGNIIEVEEGSTGIRRTVLTFCTNDVLGLVQSDAVRQASIDAIYQYGTSNSSCSVLSGRIDLHRQLENEISAFKDLPHTQLFLNAWMAMQALMDGFCHLAMPVPGFQNTRETLILTDVLNHGCIVSAVVNADNRSGKVFSYSPDVRVKPYRHCDMNDLARKLRRYAKPGDRILVVSDAVFSMDGDLVPLPDMIDVMENYPGSVIVMDEAHASGALGPTGRGIYEHFGITPQSVIDRGMVPLIMTTFSKFAASAGAAISSHSRELIDLLDVSPTSIGTISLPPPVTAAALESIRQVRKYPELVQRLQANTRYLRSRLVEHEFDAIGETNVVPVILPSDCDPKAFAQHLMVEHGIWVSPIWFIAKPRLRITANALHTTEDIDSLVAAMVETREALYPVKAATLTA